One genomic region from Xyrauchen texanus isolate HMW12.3.18 chromosome 4, RBS_HiC_50CHRs, whole genome shotgun sequence encodes:
- the LOC127640758 gene encoding F-box only protein 50-like, producing the protein MAAEWRQKCDSEWSLGAQGVPMPDSVDWKSVYEKKPFERNLLQNPSPYGVNHTIPPPELHVTGERPPANQPPKLEPDGNFSGWHSSTEVLPYDTGIPPGVVVCHMPQYRWFSLEQRVDLKVEGLWDQLLDEFQPEIVIEDWYEESQLHKSVYLLDVKLLGADGMTVIKKHTCSPEENLECYSHTWKKVSHVFSNYGPGVRFIHFLHRLKNKFMIELFNTKVTDSSITIKASKSSMI; encoded by the exons ATGGCGGCTGAATGGAGACAGAAGTGCGATTCAGAGTGGAGTTTGGGGGCACAGGGTGTGCCCATGCCCGACAGCGTGGACTGGAAATCGGTTTACGAGAAGAAGCCATTTGAACGGAATCTGCTCCAGAACCCTTCGCCTTATG GTGTAAACCACACCATCCCACCACCTGAACTCCATGTTACGGGAGAACGACCCCCTGCAAATCAACCACCCAAGCTTGAACCAGATG GTAATTTCTCCGGCTGGCACTCTAGTACAGAGGTTTTGCCATATGACACTGGAATTCCTCCTGGGGTTGTTGTCTGCCACATGCCTCAGTATAG GTGGTTTTCTCTAGAGCAGCGTGTGGACCTTAAGGTAGAAGGTTTGTGGGACCAGCTTCTGGATGAGTTCCAGCCTGAGATAGTCATTGAAGACTG GTATGAGGAAAGCCAACTTCATAAGTCTGTCTATCTGCTTGACGTGAAGCTTTTGGGTGCTGATGGTATGACGGTCATCAAGAAACACACCTGTAGCCCTGAAGAGAACCTGGAGTGCTACTCACACACCTGGAAAAAG GTCTCCCATGTATTCTCCAACTATGGGCCCGGGGTGAGGTTTATTCACTTCCTCCACAGACTAAAAAACAAGTTCATGATTGAATTGTTTAATACTAAGGTCACAGACAGCTCAATCACTATCAAGGCCTCCAAATCCAGTATGATATAA